The genomic interval CGTCACACTGGTTAGCACATGGAAAGTAAAACTGGAaagtctctctttctttctgtatcTGTCAGTCAAATCTTTGGACACACCTACTGAGTTTTTATTATGACTGTTTTCCACGTTTTAGAATAATAGTGAAGTCAAAACTATGACCAAACCCAAATGGAAGTATGGAAATGCTGTGACCACAAATgctacatagatagatagatagatacatatagAACTGGTGACAACTAACCATGTTTACAGTTTTCACAGATGGGGTTTTGACACTGTCAGGTTAAGTGAGATAAATGACTAAGTTCCTCTGATGCCCCACATGGGAAGAGGAAAAGCGGTGCAGAAATGCTCAAAGTCTGTCACTTCCCACCCAGCCACTGGAGCAAGCTATTTTATCATAGTTATCCCTTCAACAGGTCCCCAGCTAATCGACATCCATACGTTTTCTACATCTGGAGTAAAACGTTTTCCCTTTCAACATGGACATTGGGTGATCATTCAGGTAGGAAACACTGCCGCCGTGTGGTAACACGCCAGTTTTGGAAATGCAGGTTTTGGAAATGGTAAATGGCGCTTCTGAGCTACTAGTTTAAAATTCTATTCTTcagttgttgttgctgctgtttttgtttttatctcagaCAGATCCAAGACTATGACCCAAGCGTGACCTCGCTGTATTTTTGCatgctatttttctttaattactGCCAGTAGAAAAACATAGGTTTTagacaaaattatttttgcactcatattttaagaacaaagtGGTTTACGGTTTACAAGtcaatgtatatttatttataaggcTTTTGACTAATAAATAtggttttaagtttaagtttaaccATAAGTTTAATGtttacaaatctaccctattcCTATTTTTCCTTTATATTCATTATTGTATTGAGGAAGAACAACATATAAACCAAAGCCATTCATAGTACCAAAAATGTATAGTTTAAGACatcttattttcattattatattatagtgtTTATGCATATTcattatgtgtatgtatatatacacacacacacatgtgcactaccagtcaaaagtttttgaacagtaagtttttgtttttttaaagaagtctcttctccttaccaagcctgcatttatctgatccaaagaacagcaaaaacagtaaaatttagaaatatttttactgtttaaattaactgctttctatttgaatatattttaaaatgtaatttatttctgtgattacaaagctgaatttatagcgtcattactccagtcttcagtgtcacatgatccttcaaaaatcattctgatttgctgctcaaaaacatttattattattattatgttgaaaacagctgagtagaagcttttttcaggtttctttgatgagtagttcagaagaacaacatctatctgaaacagaaatcttttgtaacattataaatgtatttagcatcacttttgatcagtttaaagcatccttggtaagcagaaggtaattcttttgaaaacataaaaatattactgttcaaaaacttttgacaggtagtgtacaggtatgtgtgtgtatttacacaaacagaataaatatacacagtacacatacatatattattattggatgcaattaattgtgcttaattgtttgacagcactattttaatgaaataaaagatggCAGCACTTCCAGTTTAAAATCAAAccctttaacaaataaaatgttaatatataaaataatttattaattttatattattaatatatttaagctactaaataaacaaagcaaacttttgcaaatgaacaaaaaacattgtttaaatttgctagtttttgtaataaaataataaggtttaaaataaaaattactaaataacatcgttgattgttttattattgatgAAATACAACATACAAATCAGACAtagtacataaaatgtattatttttttaaataaagtgagatgtaaaataagaaaaataatataatatgacaCTTACTGAGTAAAaccataatgtaaaaaaataagtgtcgaaataataaataatgtctcTGATTTTTGCATATTCATTGCCCAAAGCGGAAGTTTCATTGTGAGGTCACGTTTACGTATTCCACGTCACGGAAGTCGCAGAGATGATCCATTAGCGTCCTAAAACCGAGCTGAAAACTTGGGCTATCGGTCTTGTAATGTTACGGTACTTTCCAGGATACAGACTCAGGACTGTCTCGGTCTAAAAGAGAGCCGAACCCTCTCGAAACCGGAGGTGCTGAGTTGGTGGGCGAGCCTGCCTGCCGTTTTGCAGGCTAGCTCGCTAGTTAAGTAGCCAGCTGCCTTGGCGACGAGCTGAGTAACTAATCTCAAGACAGCCATCGAGGCAGCTCGCggttatttcattttactgtCGCCTTGTATTGTGTAGCCATGGCAACTCGGCGACTGACCGATGCCTTCTTATTAATGCGGAACAATGCAATCCAAAACCGGCAGATTTTGGCTGAGCAAGTGAGTACATACGACCCCCGTCGTACTCTGAATACACGTAGCAATGCTGCGGTGAGTCTAACGTTCATTGTCTGAATTGATTGTTTTCGCGTGTGTGTGATTCTCAGCTAGCTAGACAACAACCCTAGCTAGCGGTGTTTGTTGATGTCAACCGGTCCAGTCGGTTGTCCAACAAACGTCAGTTGTTTTGTTTGCCGTGTGAGGAGCTGGCAGGTCTGTGCAAACTGGCTAGCTGTTCATCAAACACTTCTTCTCATACAGTCGCATTCTTTTGATTTACCTCAACACACGGGAATGAAATTTACTAAAAGGTGATGGTCGTGCTAGTTTTGTCGACGTTTAGCTTATCGATTTTTCCAGGGACCCTAAAATATGATGGTCCTCTTTCTGAATTATGAAGGCAGTTGTGTGTTTTAGTGTATGAGGATCCATTTATACTGTGTGtggaacaaaattaagcattatattataaaagaaGTTTATTGGCTTTTGTATTGTCATTGTGGCCAATACAAGTGATGTAAATATTAGCAGTTGTTTCCTGAAGAGAAACATTCGCACgtttttgtaattgtgatttatttccactataaaaatgattattagcGATAAATCACAAGGTTAATAACTACTTTTTAGAAAACCGAATAAGAAAGTAATGTcaaattcaatatattttactgttcattgcatttatttgattaaaaatgtgaccctggatcacaaaaccagtcataagggtcattttttcaaaattgagatttatacatcatgtgaaagctgaataaataagctttccatcggacactatttggctgagatacaactatttaaaaatcggGAATCTggaggtgcaaaaaaatcaaaatattgagataaataaactgcctttaaagttctttaaataatgttcttgacaatgtatattactaatcaaaacttaggttttcatacatttacagtaggaattttaccaaatatctttatggaacataatcttaatttcctaatgatttttgccataaaaaaaacaataactttgacccatacaatgtatttttggctattgctacaaataaaccccagcgacttaagactggttttgtggtccagggtcacaaatacagtaaatcagcaaagttgcaaaataatattttaatttacaataacaTTTCATTACTCTATGATCCAGCATAattaatttgctgatttgccactcaagaaacttttcttaatattatttaatttaattgttgttgttgtggaaACATAGATTTTCAGGATCCTTTGAAAAGagagttaaaaaaacatttctttgaaataaaaatatttagtttttacttttacttttgatgtttaatatatgcttgcttaataaaatcattaatttttttttcagaaatggttctgaccccagacttttgatTGATAGTGTAGGTTAGCTTTTTTTCTAGAAATGTGGtcatacaaaaattattttaattaaatatttatcaatgttgaataGTTTGTTCGCCCAATTGCAAAATAGAatggaattttaaaataactaaatctttttaaaatcacagtttATACCTTTATGTATCACTTTCCATTAAATGTCTCTAAGCTGTTATAccttatttttatgcatttacaaaCATAACTCTAGTTATGCTAGCTAcctttctaaatatatttctgaGACTCTTTGATGCTGTAATGTTTTTCCCATTCTAAAATGAAACTCCAGAGAAAGGCAGTATGTTTTGTCTCCCAGTCTTCCATAGATCTTTCCTACCGATAAGCTATCCAtcacatttttctttctctttgatGCTGGTGGGCGGTCTGCTATCCGGCATGCTTTTAAATAGTCCTGTATCTTTATGGAGTATTGATTGGGTCCTGACAGacgattttgtatgtttgtcaGCGCATTATTTGGAGCTGTAAGAACTAACTGAAAGTTACTAGCACGGGCGTCATTCTGATCCTATATCAGTCATATATCATGCCTGCTTGTGTTTTGTCTGGTGTAGTGGCTTCATTCCTTACCATCTGCTTGCatgttgattatttattttttttcttttctttccctgTTTGCATGTCTTGTGGTCTAGCTAAGCACTTCTTGCTCTGCCTTGCAAAATCCTGACAGAATCTTCTGCTGTGCATTGCTCAAATCTACAGTAATCATGTCAGTGTGGGGtgttttgggttaaaaataggatttatatttcagcttaattttttattgcattttataaattcagtaacattgaaaagtactttgtttttccaaacctaATATCTTATTCAGTGAATTTATGAATCAGTAGTACAATTATGCAGTAGGATTGAGATGTTAGAGTTATTGGGCTGGAATGGACAAATCTTACATTATAGCAACATGATGCCACATGCacacatgtatttttttgtatctaTGTATTTCTGTCTTCTACATTAGCATATAATCTGCAATTTAGAACAATTTGCATTTACTGGTTTTTGTTCCTGATTTGTCCAGTTCTGTCCAAGTCCTGCTGTCAGTCTTTTTGATGCTGATCACTGCTTTTTGTCTTGGGCTTCTCTGCTCTCACTCCTCATGTCCCTCACCTTCTCTTCTATCTCTCCTCTCATTGGATGGGACATCGCTGGGCTCTTCCAATCACATTAGGAGTTTGATGAGGTAACCTTGATGTTTTAGCATTCCTTTGCTAAGCTCTGCCCCCTTGGTTACTGTTGCTAGCTCAGATGAGCTTTATAGAATGTCAATGGAATtagtgttaaagggatagttcacccaaaaataaaaattctgtcattaattactcaccctaacgttccaaacctataagacctttgttcatcttcagaacataaattaagatgatttttgatgaaatccacatttttaatgaaggggcacaaaaagtattctcgtagctttataaaattaaggttaaaccactgatgtcacatggactattttaacaatgtcattactacttttctgggccttgaacgtggtagttgcattgctgtctatgcagggtcagaaagctcttggatttcatcaaaatatcttcatttgtgttctgaagatgaacgaaggtcttacgggcttggaacgacatgagagtgagcaaTTAATGCCAGAGTTTCCATTAAGTGAACTGACCTTTTACCAACATTAAAAACTTACTTCTGTGTGTTCATTTATGAACAAATGCAAAGCATAGTTTTAGCCAcagcttgcattttttttaaagttttgacAGTGTGTATCCTTTCCTCGTTGTACACTTTTAAGGGAccaacattttattgtatttttctataaaattgctttaaaaaccataaaaaagacTTGCATTAGAAAAGAGAAAGAGCTtgtatgataaaaaaaaaagtggtacaGTCGAAGAATAAATTAGGATTGGTTGGTGCCATTTTTAAGGTGGGGCTTAGTAAAGGATcagtttgtttaaaattttaacactttttttacaCTATTTACTCCTCAGCTTTCATTAAATATCttgtcacctttatttatatagccacAGAGATGACttactgtatttaaattaatttcacagattttatcaaaaaatgtgaaatgtgatgTTTGCTGTCATTTTTCTCTATTAGTTGGCCGATGACCGTATGGCTCTGGTGTCAGGCATCAGTTTGGATCCAGAAGCTGCTATTGGTGTCACGAAGAGACTCCCGCCTAAATGGGTGGAGGGAGTGGATGAGGTAATTAGAAgattgttttaaaggggtcatcggatgcccattttccacaagttgatatgattgtttagggtcttaatgaaaagtctataatatactttgattaaaaattttcaatggttgtgtaaaacaacacagtttttaccttgtcaaaatgagctctgcaaaaatcatcctattctgagggactgttcctttaaatgcaaatgagctctgcttgccctacccctctcttctctctgtggagtgacaagctgctctgcgagattgtttactttagccacatttagcgcgtttagccgcaaaacttgctaactagcacgttattaggaaaggtgattgcagagattcatataaaaaaaaaccccttatactcacttctgctgtaggtgaagctggatcacgaatgattcgccgaacatagacacatttatgtagaccgggaggcgcattcccttcacaaacaaatgtaatccactgcattttcagtgtctcagatgtcgggagtaaatgacgaccactatgttcattattacatccagcaacacaacacctcaatcgctcaatctgagatattcttacATCTAACTTGCATTACAGTAGGGGTCTGAGGTAacacactcatgtcaatcaactattgtagGAACGgactctgtcggtgtgacaccacagattaatttaaaaccactgcatggatttttgtcataataggggtagatttgtacatacactgccaacacacattaatgttcaaacaacatgtaaaagtgcagtttgcatccaatgacccctttaagtgatCAGTGACGTTAAAGGAATGTTTCAGTTTCAAAACAAGTTAAGCTGTACTACCTGCATCAGTGGCATGATATAAATTACCAGAGATATGTAGACTCATCCTTTCGTTTGaacaaaatgagcaaaaaaCATGCACAGTAATACatgtacaatatttaaaataatagaaataataattaatcaaagaatcttgaaaaaatgtgtagtaaaacatgtttcttcagcagtaaatcagcatattagaatgatttctgaaggatcatgtgacactgaagactggagtaatgatgctgaaaattcagctttgcatcacagaaataaattacaatttaaaatatattcaaatagaaaacggttattttaaattgtaatatattacagattttactatatttttaagcaaataaatgcagctttggtaagcataagagtctttttccaaaaacattaaaacatttgcagtatcaagcagcaaaacaagctgttttgtacagctaaaaatagctggacacgcTTGAGACTGGATgtcacacccataaaatttacaaattttcaaattttcttGCAGGAAAAAAGGTGGCTAGATATTTGACTTTCGCATGCATACTTTCACCCAAATAAGACCTCTATCCATAGTCAACAGAGTGAACAGTGAATTCCTTGTTCTCATAGATTCAGTATGAAATCACACGTATACGTCAGAAGATGAAGGAACTGGCCAGTCTGCACGACAAACACATGAACCGGCCCACGCTGGATGACAGCAGTGAGGAGGAGCATGCCATCGAGATCACTACACAGGAAATTACACAggtataatacacacacacagagaaatcGTGTTTTATTACAGTGCCATCTGTTATAACTAAAGAGGTTGAAGTGGACACACAGAAGAACTAGAGCAATTAATCACTGCACACatcataaaacagatttttcatCTGTATTGAGTCTGATATGTGTCTGTAGATGTTTCACAGGTGCCAGCGGGCCGTGACGGGCTTGCAGACTCAGAGTCGTCATTGTACAGAGCAAGAAAACAGGCTCTTGACTAATgtggtctcctcactggcccAGAGCCTTCAAGAGCTGTCACTCAACTTCAGACACACACAGTCAAGCTACCTGAAACGTAAGTGTatgcaaatacaaacaaaagaTATATGTTAATCAATAAAGGAACATTAGCTTTTACctcattgtgtttattttatgacAAATTGTTATGATGCATCTTACTTTCATTTATAGGTATGAAAAACCGTGAAGAAAGATCCAAGCACTTTTTTGACTCGGGTCCTCTTGTGGAGGACGATGAAGACGTTGCGCTATATGACAGAGTGAGACTATTTTACAAATACTAATattcacatgtttttttccatattgTTGATTAAACCAGTCACTattgcttttacatttttagcattattattggAAGCAGATAATAGattaaacatactttttttaaaattagtggCATTGG from Labeo rohita strain BAU-BD-2019 chromosome 6, IGBB_LRoh.1.0, whole genome shotgun sequence carries:
- the stx16 gene encoding syntaxin-16 isoform X2, with product MATRRLTDAFLLMRNNAIQNRQILAEQLADDRMALVSGISLDPEAAIGVTKRLPPKWVEGVDEIQYEITRIRQKMKELASLHDKHMNRPTLDDSSEEEHAIEITTQEITQMFHRCQRAVTGLQTQSRHCTEQENRLLTNVVSSLAQSLQELSLNFRHTQSSYLKRMKNREERSKHFFDSGPLVEDDEDVALYDRGFTDDQLVLVQQNTVLVEEREREIRQIVQSISDLNEIFRDLAGMVVEQGTVLDRIDFNVEQACVKTEEGLQQLQKAEQYQKKNRKMLVILILFVIVVVLILILFGTKFR
- the stx16 gene encoding syntaxin-16 isoform X1; protein product: MATRRLTDAFLLMRNNAIQNRQILAEQVSTYDPRRTLNTRSNAALADDRMALVSGISLDPEAAIGVTKRLPPKWVEGVDEIQYEITRIRQKMKELASLHDKHMNRPTLDDSSEEEHAIEITTQEITQMFHRCQRAVTGLQTQSRHCTEQENRLLTNVVSSLAQSLQELSLNFRHTQSSYLKRMKNREERSKHFFDSGPLVEDDEDVALYDRGFTDDQLVLVQQNTVLVEEREREIRQIVQSISDLNEIFRDLAGMVVEQGTVLDRIDFNVEQACVKTEEGLQQLQKAEQYQKKNRKMLVILILFVIVVVLILILFGTKFR
- the stx16 gene encoding syntaxin-16 isoform X3 — its product is MALVSGISLDPEAAIGVTKRLPPKWVEGVDEIQYEITRIRQKMKELASLHDKHMNRPTLDDSSEEEHAIEITTQEITQMFHRCQRAVTGLQTQSRHCTEQENRLLTNVVSSLAQSLQELSLNFRHTQSSYLKRMKNREERSKHFFDSGPLVEDDEDVALYDRGFTDDQLVLVQQNTVLVEEREREIRQIVQSISDLNEIFRDLAGMVVEQGTVLDRIDFNVEQACVKTEEGLQQLQKAEQYQKKNRKMLVILILFVIVVVLILILFGTKFR